The following proteins come from a genomic window of Aspergillus luchuensis IFO 4308 DNA, chromosome 3, nearly complete sequence:
- the ptcF gene encoding type 2C protein phosphatase ptcF (COG:T;~EggNog:ENOG410PFV7;~InterPro:IPR036457,IPR001932,IPR015655;~PFAM:PF13672,PF00481;~TransMembrane:1 (i63-80o);~go_function: GO:0004722 - protein serine/threonine phosphatase activity [Evidence IEA];~go_function: GO:0016791 - phosphatase activity [Evidence IEA];~go_process: GO:0006470 - protein dephosphorylation [Evidence IEA]) codes for MRRAAFQALRTARRVPAWKVTGRKPCAVSFSSSRSLGLRASSTGKHPSYLPAPLQSSMHLRNFSIAVISTAVASGAWYAYQGTGQTSAGLNPTSSQLRSYSTAGAQAEAPAEATRRALLVDNDQFFTAPISGDQPLSKHTDDSDRRVLEMLTPEQATQKLRKNEESYLVNRGKGVVRYDIVQVPSNSPIEDDHAEKIIEVPSSVAAANQGESKSDWMFWAVFDGHSGWTTSAKLRNVLISYVARELNTTYKAAAADPSLLTPSSAAIDAAIKQGFTRLDDDIVHSSVDKVLKSNSRRVAAEMLAPALSGSCALLAFYDSQSKDLKVACAGDSRAVLGRRAANGKWTATPLSEDQTGGTPSEMKRLREEHPGEPNVVRNGRILGQLEPSRSFGDAFYKWSRDTQDKIKRQFFGRTPHPLLKTPPYVTAEPIVTTTKMEPGSGDFLVLATDGLWEMLSNEEVVGLVGQWVEQQQQLGASGSNKAWLKSWFSFGNKSELPVEGPKATDAEGQRRPIRQQQYDIAGAASRFTVEDQNAATHLVRNAMGGKDKEMVSALLTLPSPYSRRYRDDVTVEVIFFGEGPDNRTVTINEEASASEENVKAKL; via the exons ATGCGTCGTGCGGCTTTTCAAGCCCTTCGTACTGCCCGTCGCGTGCCAGCATGGAAGGTCACTGGTAGGAAACCGTGCGCCGTGTCCTTCTCTAGCAGTCGGAGTCTCGGTCTACGTGCTTCCTCCACGGGCAAACACCCCTCTTATCTCCCCGCCCCCCTCCAGTCGTCGATGCATCTTCGGAACTTCTCGATCGCTGTCATTTCGACCGCCGTCGCCTCGGGCGCCTGGTACGCTTATCAGGGCACCGGCCAGACATCGGCGGGTCTGAACCCAACCTCGTCGCAACTCCGTTCGTATTCAACCGCTGGCGCACAAGCTGAAGCCCCTGCGGAGGCCACTCGACGTGCACTGCTGGTGGATAATGACCAGTTCTTTACCGCCCCTATATCTGGAGATCAGCCATTGTCCAAGCATACAGACGATTCCGATCGTCGAGTTCTCGAAATGTTGACCCCAGAGCAAGCCACACAGAAGCTCAGGAAGAATGAGGAGTCATATCTGGTGAACCGGGGCAAGGGAGTGGTCCGCTACGATATTGTGCAGGTGCCTAGTAATTCTCCAATTGAGGATGATCATGCCGAAAAGATTATCGAGGTGCCGTCGTCCGTTGCGGCAGCCAACCAAGGCGAATCCAAGAGTGACTGGATGTTCTGGGCGGTGTTTGATGGTCATTC AGGCTGGACAACATCTGCCAAGTTGCGCAATGTTCTCATCTCCTACGTCGCTCGTGAATTGAACACCACCTACAAAGCCGCGGCTGCTGACCCCTCTCTGTTGACGCCCTCGTCCGCTGCCATTGATGCCGCGATCAAGCAAGGGTTCACTCGCTTGGACGACGATATTGTGCACAGCAGCGTCGACAAGGTGCTCAAGTCCAACTCGCGCCGGGTTGCAGCCGAGATGCTTGCGCCTGCTCTTTCCGGATCTTGCGCCCTTCTTGCTTTCTATGACTCTCAATCTAAGGATTTGAAGGTCGCCTGCGCAGGTGACTCCAGAGCTGTTCTGGGTCGTCGTGCTGCGAACGGTAAATGGACCGCAACGCCTCTCTCTGAAGACCAGACTGGTGGAACTCCGTCTGAGATGAAGCGTCTACGGGAGGAGCATCCCGGAGAGCCTAACGTTGTGCGCAACGGACGGATTCTCGGACAGCTCGAGCCGAGTCGCTCTTTCGGAGATGCATTCTACAAGTGGAGCAGGGATACCCAGGACAAGATCAAGCGACAGTTCTTTGGTCGTACTCCCCATCCTCTGCTGAAGACTCCTCCCTACGTGACGGCCGAGCCAATCGTCACCACCACAAAGATGGAGCCCGGAAGCGGTGACTTCCTCGTCCTTGCAACCGACGGTCTCTGGGAGATGTTGAGCAACGAGGAAGTTGTCGGTCTTGTCGGCCAGTGGgttgagcagcagcagcagctcggcGCCAGTGGCAGCAACAAGGCCTGGCTGAAGAGCTGGTTTAGCTTTGGCAACAAGTCTGAGCTACCTGTTGAGGGGCCCAAGGCGACCGACGCTGAAGGCCAACGTCGTCCCATCCGCCAACAGCAATACGACATCGCTGGAGCAGCCAGCCGCTTCACCGTTGAGGATCAAAACGCTGCGACTCACCTTGTGCGCAATGCGATGGGAGGAAAGGACAAGGAGATGGTCTCCGCTTTGCTGACTCTCCCCAGTCCTTATTCCCGCAGATACCG CGACGACGTAACTGTCGaggtcatcttcttcggcgagGGCCCCGACAACCGCACCGTCACCATTAATGAAGAAGCCAGCGCATCCGAGGAGAACGTCAAGGCCAAGCTGTAG
- a CDS encoding transcriptional repressor TCF25 family protein (BUSCO:EOG09260TDY;~COG:S;~EggNog:ENOG410PJK3;~InterPro:IPR006994,IPR011990;~PFAM:PF04910;~go_function: GO:0005515 - protein binding [Evidence IEA]): MSSRALRKLQKQREQELQLAQLDQENDDSSDEEPVVRPSKPKLNAFDLLNSVDDDDEDEQESEIEAEIEKSEPVTQLKEEVPAPAPAPKPAAPGKKNKKNKKKKKAGAKSGAGTASPEATGLDDIDKALKDLAVNPKHPAQSGGSAAAEDRDAGFPKTPEALLAIDPRCLNATNEMRKLFGNVVLENFDQDTGSGRRRDRGRETLDLGQALTGRYSPASRGQSLAGVTQRRNVLMQGRDEWPRSPSGGLGMELVEKLQNGSTMYKIVHNSSYTDVQRQFDMCVESMDPQRMIHLLQYNPYHISTLLQVSEIAKHQGDHAVSADLLERALFNIGRSAHSSFGNLVKQGQAKLDFVHMENRELWLVGWRYIANLGMKGTWRTAYEWAKLLLSLNETDPYCIRLLIDHLALRGREYAHFVDLCTQTRLSKEWEALPNIQCSLALAYLRLNKPKECREQLRRAMSRYPWVFCKMAQELDIQPMPKRIWGKMPPTDAHELFTELYISRAKDLWNTPEAVSLIAEVADTLPDEEEPVEPPGISLDVARHVVLSDIPRVTTHLPNRFVAGRLSASDPLPPYESEAYRQQSDPTPSYLSQVPDVGRPQWLRDLLDQLNNGAIHFPRFQRDGEEVHEDDVPSETEAEDNRAPAHPSADQQPVLEQWLLNDGMHTLEAFLQQYGVDRGNWGEVLDYSPLTEYVDGLELVQPESERERLLHGPIREAMGDMVVSMLEDELQLLQYDEEEA, encoded by the coding sequence ATGTCCTCCCGTGCGCTCCGcaagctgcagaagcagcGCGAACAAGAGCTGCAGCTGGCACAACTCGACCAAGAGAATGATGACTCGAGCGATGAAGAGCCAGTGGTCCGGCCGTCGAAGCCGAAGCTCAATGCATTCGATTTGTTGAACTCGgttgacgacgacgatgaagatgagcagGAGTCCGAGATCGAAGCCGAGATCGAGAAATCCGAGCCCGTGACTCAACTTAAGGAGGAGGttcctgcacctgcacctgcacctaAGCCCGCAGCCccgggaaagaaaaataaaaagaacaagaaaaagaagaaggcgggGGCTAAATCGGGGGCTGGCACTGCTTCTCCCGAGGCTACAGGACTGGATGATATCGACAAAGCGCTGAAAGACTTGGCCGTCAACCCTAAACACCCCGCACAGTCTGGTGGTTCAGCCGCCGCAGAAGACCGCGATGCTGGATTCCCGAAAACACCGGAAGCACTTCTCGCCATTGATCCTAGATGCTTGAATGCGACGAACGAGATGCGCAAATTATTTGGAAATGTCGTGTTGGAAAACTTCGATCAAGATACTGGATCGGGTCGCAGGAGAGATAGAGGTCGGGAGACGCTTGACTTAGGGCAGGCATTGACAGGTCGGTACAGTCCTGCCAGTAGGGGTCAGAGTCTGGCAGGCGTGACGCAGCGGCGGAATGTTCTAATGCAGGGCAGAGATGAGTGGCCTAGGTCTCCCAGTGGAGGTCTTGGAATGGAGCTGGTCGAAAAGCTCCAAAATGGCTCTACTATGTACAAGATTGTGCACAATTCTTCATATACGGATGTGCAGAGACAGTTCGATATGTGCGTGGAGTCAATGGATCCCCAAAGAATGATCCACCTCTTACAATACAATCCATACCACATCTCTACCCTCCTACAGGTGTCTGAAATAGCAAAGCATCAGGGCGATCATGCGGTCTCGGCTGACCTACTCGAGCGCGCACTATTCAATATCGGTCGTTCAGCCCATTCGTCTTTCGGCAACCTCGTTAAGCAAGGCCAGGCAAAACTTGACTTTGTGCATATGGAAAACCGCGAgctgtggttggttggctggaGGTACATTGCTAACCTGGGTATGAAGGGTACTTGGCGGACGGCGTATGAGTGGGCGAAACTACTGTTGAGTCTCAACGAGACTGACCCATACTGCATCCGGCTCCTTATCGATCACCTGGCCCTGCGAGGCCGAGAATATGCCCATTTCGTGGATCTGTGCACACAGACGCGACTGAGCAAGGAGTGGGAGGCTCTTCCCAACATCCAGTGCTCGCTCGCGCTAGCCTATCTACGACTTAACAAACCAAAGGAATGCCGCGAGCAGCTGCGTCGAGCCATGTCGCGCTACCCGTGGGTGTTCTGCAAGATGGCGCAAGAGCTCGACATCCAGCCCATGCCTAAGAGGATCTGGGGCAAGATGCCACCCACGGACGCCCATGAACTCTTTACCGAACTTTATATTAGCCGTGCAAAGGACCTCTGGAACACTCCCGAAGCGGTCTCTCTGATCGCAGAAGTGGCCGACACGCTtcctgacgaagaagagcccGTTGAACCGCCAGGGATCTCGCTGGATGTCGCACGCCATGTCGTACTGTCCGATATCCCTCGGGTCACGACGCACCTGCCTAACCGCTTCGTCGCTGGACGCCTCTCCGCATCcgatccccttcccccataCGAGTCGGAAGCCTATCGTCAGCAGTCCGACCCCACGCCATCTTACTTGTCGCAGGTACCAGATGTAGGGCGGCCACAATGGCTGCGAGACCTGCTTGATCAGCTGAACAACGGAGCTATTCATTTCCCTAGGTTTCAGcgtgatggagaggaagtaCACGAAGATGACGTTCCATCGGAGACCGAAGCTGAGGACAACCGTGCGCCGGCCCACCCCAGCGCCGATCAGCAACCCGTTCTCGAACAGTGGCTGCTGAACGACGGGATGCACACGCTGGAAGCATTCCTTCAGCAGTACGGAGTGGACCGGGGAAACTGGGGCGAAGTGCTCGACTATTCCCCGCTGACGGAGTATGTGGATGGCTTGGAATTGGTGCAGCCAGAGTCGGAGCGCGAGCGCTTGCTGCATGGACCGATTCGGGAGGCGATGGGAGACATGGTGGTCTCCATGCTGGAGGACGAGCTCCAGCTGCTTCAGtacgacgaggaagaagcttgA